TTGGTCGTCAGCGGGTCCAGTCCCGAGGCTGGCTCGTCGTAGACGAGCACGTCGGGGTCGTTGATGAGCGAGCGGGCGATGGCCACCTTCCGTTTCATCCCCTTGGACATGTCACCCAGCTTCCGGTCGCGGTGCTCTAGATCCAGTTCGTCGAGCGTCTCGTGCATCCGCTCGTCGGCCACGTCGGGGTCGACGTCGTAGAGGTCGGCGAAGAAGTCGAGATACGAGACGGGCGTCATCTCCTCGTAGAGGGGCGACTCCTCGGGGAGGAAGCCGAGTCGGCGGCGCATCTCTGTCGTCTCGGTGTCGTAGCCGGCGATGGTCGCCTCGCCGCTCGTCGGTTCCAGCAGGCCGGCGAGCATCTTCAGCGTCGTCGTCTTGCCGGCGCCGTTGGGGCCGATGATGCCGAACACCTCGCCGCGGTCCACCGAGAACGAACTGCCCCGGACGGCGACGAAGTCGCCGTACTCCTTGCGAAGGTCGCGGGCGTCTATCATCTGCGCGTCGGTTGTGACGGCACGAACCTATACCTTGGCGCCGGTCTATTGGTTTTGATAATGGTCGCCATCGGCGAGGCGGACGTCTCGGTACAGCAGACGGAGGACGGCCGCCGACTGGTCGTGAGCCACCCCGTCGACGCGTCGCGCGACGCGGTGTGGACAGTCCTGACCGACACGGCGCTGTGGCCCGACTGGGGCCCCTCTCTCACCGACGTCGAGGTAGACACCCGGGTCATCGAGGACGGGACGACCGGTCGGGTCCGGACGGTCGGGGGCCTGTGGCTCCCCTTCGAAGTGACGGCGTGCCGGGCCCACCGGTGGACGTGGGACGTCGCCCGGATACCGGCGACGGGCCACCGGGCGGACGCGGGGCCCCTGGGCTCACGGGTCGTGTTCGAGATACCCGTACTCGCCGCCGGCTACGTGCCGGTGTGCGTGCGGGCCTGCCGGAACGTGGCGTCGCTGGCCGCCGGGGAGTCGGCGCCGGAACCCTGAGCGCTGCTCGGGGGTGTTCGTGTCGTGACGGGCCGCAGGACTACTTGCTCGTTACTCGCGCGTCAGATACGTTGTGGATGTCCTCGCCGATACCTTCGCCGTCGCAGTCCTCGTTCGGACATCGATAGTGCCACCCGTCCTCCGTCGCCGAGCGCTCTGTGAAGCGGCCGCCGCACTCGTCGCAGTAGAGCTGGCCCGCAGAACAGGTGTCGAGGTGGAGTTCGAGTTCGAGTTCCGTGCCGAACGTCCGCTTGCAGTTCCGGCAAGTGTGGGGCATAGAAAAATCTACATATCCATGCCTTATATCTACACCGGAACGTTCACGAGTGGCGCTTCGGCGGTCCTACCCCGGTCTCTCCGTTCTCAGCGACGGGGCCGACGTGGCGGCCGTCGGTCCGGCATCTCGTCGTGGGCGGTCGGTTCAGCCAGCCCTACCGCGGCGTCGCTCGGCGACCGGTGGCTACCGACACGCGGGTCCCACCGGCCTCGCTCTCGCCGACCTCGAGGGTCCACCCGTGGGCATCGGCGATGGTCGCGGCGACGAACAGGCCGTACCCCTCGCCGCCGTTCGTTGTCGCGTACCCCTGTTCGAAGACGTGGTCACGGTCGTCGGCGGGGATGCCGGGGCCGTCGTCAGCGACGGCGAAGCCGCTGTCAGTCGCCGCGACGGTGACGGTGACGTCCTCGCTGCCGTGTTCGAGCGCGTTCTCGAAGAGGCGTTCGAGGAACGTCTGCAAGCGTTCGGGGTCGGCCACGACGGTGACGTCGTCATCGGTCTCCAGGGTCGCGTCGTCGACATCGAGGGTCTGCCAGACCGTCTCGGCGACGTCGCCGACGTCGACGCGTTCCGTCTCCGTGACCGGCCGACTCACCGACCCGAGCGTCGACAGCTCCTCGAGCAGCGAGTCGATGCGGTCGACCGATCGGGTGATTGCGTCGGCGTGGACCGGGTCCATCTCCATCAGTTCCAGTCTGCCGACGACCACGTTCAGCGGGTTCTTCGCGTCGTGGGCGAGATTGCTCGCGACGTCGCTAAAGCGGTGTGCCACACCGTGGCCGTCGCCGGTCGGTGTGGCGGTCCGGGCACGGATCCGTGCGATGAGTTGTGCCATACTCCCGGGACTCCCGAGGACCGTCACGTCCGCGGCGCCGGCCGACAGCAGCGCCTCGACACGCGCTGGGTCGGTCGACTCGGTAGCGACGAACACGGGGCGGGACGGGTCGGCCTCGCGGGCCTCCTCGAGTGCAGCGAGCCCGTCGTGGGCCGGCAACGCGTCGGTGACGACCACGGCGTCGACGTCGCGGTCGGCGGCCGCCGTCGCGGGCTCCGTGGACTCGACGACCTCCACGGTCTCGGTGTCGAGGTCCAGCTCGATTGACTCAGAGTGCGTGGTGGTTTCGCCGACGACGGCCACCCGCAGTGACTCACCCGTTCGGTTCACTGCCGACCGCTACGAAAGGGGCCCCTATGAATCCGTCGCCGCCTACAGCAGGTTCTCGACGTGGTCGGCGACCTCTTCGGGGGTGTCGCCGACAGGGACGCCGTTGTCCTCGAGGGCGTTGATCTTCGACTGGGCGGTCCCGGTTCCGGACCCCGAGACGATGGCGCCGGCGTGACCCATGCGCTTGCCGGGCGGTGCCGTCCGACCGGCGATGAAGCCGGCGACCGGCGTGTCCATGTGCTGGCCGATGAACTTCGCGGCCTGTTCCTCGTCCTCGCCGCCGATCTCGCCACACATCACGACGGCGTGCGTGTCGGGGTCGGCCTCGAACAGCTCGAGGGCGTCGATGAACCCGGTGCCGATGATTGGGTCGCCGCCGATGCCGATGGCGGTGGTCTGGCCCAGGCCGCGGTCGGTGAGGTTGTCGACGACCTGGTAGGTCAGCGTGCCCGACCGGGAGACCAAGCCGACGTTCCCCGAGGAGAAGATGTTGCCAGGGAGGATGCCCAGTTTGGCGACGCCGGGCGTGATGACGCCGGGACAGTTCGGCCCGACGAGGTGTGTGTCGGTCTCCTGCAGTTTGCGGTAGACCCGCGACATGTCCTGGGTCGGGACGCCCTCGGTGATGGCGACGACGAGGTCGACGCCCTTCGCGTCCAGCGCCTCGAAACAGGCGTCCGCGGCGAACGCGGGCGGGACGAACACGACGGAGGCGTTGGCGTCCTCCTCGCGGGCAGCCTGCTGGACCGTGTCGTAGACCGGCACGCCGGCGACCTCCTGGCCGCCGCGTCCCGGCACTGCGCCTGCGACGACGTTGGTCCCGTACTCGAGCATCTGCTCGGTGTGGAACTTCCCTTCGCCGCCGGTGATACCCTGTACGACAACGCGCGTGTTTTCGTCGACTAGAACGCTCATGTGTCCACCTCCCCGGCGTACTCGACGGCACGCTGGACGGCGTCCTCCAGCGTGTGTTCGACGGTCACCAGGTCTTCGTTCAGAATCTCCATACCTTCCTCGGCGTTCGTGCCCGCGAGCCGGACGACGACCCGCTTGGGGATCTCGTCGAACTGCTCCAGAGCCTGATTGATGCCCTGGGCCACCTCGTCACCGCGGGTGATGCCCCCGAAGATGTTGAACACGACCGAGTCGACGTTCTCGTCGGAGAACACCATGTCGAGTGCGTTCGCGATGCGGTCGGCCTTCGCGCCGCCGCCGACGTCCAGGAAGTTGGCGGGCGACCCGCCGTAGTGGTCGACGAGGTCCAGCGTCGTCATCACGAGGCCAGCCCCGTTGCCGATGATGCCGACGTTGCCCGAGAGGCGGACGTAGTCGAAGCCGTACTCGTCGGCCTTCTGCTCGAGCTCGTCGCCGTCGGCTGCCTCCTCGCCCATCTCGGCGAGCTCGGGCTGGCGGAACAGCGCGTCGTCGTCGATGTTCATCACCGCGTCGGCGGCGATGACCTCGTCGTCGCTCGTGATCATCAGCGGGTTGACCTCGACGTCGCTGCCGTCGCGGTCGTCCCAGAGCTGGTAGAGCGTGCGCAGGACGCCTGCGACGTCGTTGGCCAGGTCGCGGTCGACGCCGGCGTCGTAGACGACCTTCCGGGCCTGGAAGGGGTGCATGCCGAACGCGGGGTCGACGTGCTCGCGCGCGATGGCGTCGGGGTCCTCCTCGGCGACCTCCTCGATGTTGACGCCGCCCTTCGTCGAGACCATCGCGACGGGCTTGCCAGCGCCCCGGTCCATAGTCACGCCGACGTACAGCTCGTTGACGAAGTCGACGGCCTCCTCGACGAGCACGGTCCTGACGTGATAGCCCTTGAGGTCCATCCCGATGATGTTCTCGGCGGCCTCGCGGGCCTCATCGGCGTTCTCGACGAGTTCGATGCCGCCGGCCTTCCCGCGCCCACCGACGTGCACCTGTGCCTTGATAGCGACCGGATAGCCGATTTCCTCGGCCGCGTCGACGGCCTCCTCCACTGTCTCGGCCAGCCTCGATGCGGGTGTGGGGACGCCCGCGTCGGCGAAGACTCGTTTCGCCTGATATTCGTGCAATCGCATGTCATGCGGAAAGGGGAGTGGGGACGGTTTAAATCCGTCTGTACACGACGGAGCGGCCGGTACCGGGCCAACAGTATCGCCGGTCGACCCGGTACCGTGCTCCCGGCCGTGTATTTCGGGGTGCAGCGGCCGTCATAGCGCCTATCGCACGACGGTGACCGGGACCGGCGACTGCCGCATCACCTGTTCGGCGACGCTACCGAGGACGAGTCGCGAGACACCGGTCCGCCCGTGACTCCCCATCACGACGTGGTCGACGTCGTGTTCGTCGGCGTACGACAGTATCTCGCGGGCAGGCCGGCCGGTCACGGTGGCGGTCGTCACCGTACTGTCGTGGTCGGCTGCCAACGCCTCCGCGTCGGCATGGAGTGTCGCTGCGTGGGCCTCCATCTCCTCGACCCACGAACTGGCAGTGGGGAGC
The DNA window shown above is from Haloarcula halobia and carries:
- the sucD gene encoding succinate--CoA ligase subunit alpha gives rise to the protein MSVLVDENTRVVVQGITGGEGKFHTEQMLEYGTNVVAGAVPGRGGQEVAGVPVYDTVQQAAREEDANASVVFVPPAFAADACFEALDAKGVDLVVAITEGVPTQDMSRVYRKLQETDTHLVGPNCPGVITPGVAKLGILPGNIFSSGNVGLVSRSGTLTYQVVDNLTDRGLGQTTAIGIGGDPIIGTGFIDALELFEADPDTHAVVMCGEIGGEDEEQAAKFIGQHMDTPVAGFIAGRTAPPGKRMGHAGAIVSGSGTGTAQSKINALEDNGVPVGDTPEEVADHVENLL
- the sucC gene encoding ADP-forming succinate--CoA ligase subunit beta; this translates as MRLHEYQAKRVFADAGVPTPASRLAETVEEAVDAAEEIGYPVAIKAQVHVGGRGKAGGIELVENADEAREAAENIIGMDLKGYHVRTVLVEEAVDFVNELYVGVTMDRGAGKPVAMVSTKGGVNIEEVAEEDPDAIAREHVDPAFGMHPFQARKVVYDAGVDRDLANDVAGVLRTLYQLWDDRDGSDVEVNPLMITSDDEVIAADAVMNIDDDALFRQPELAEMGEEAADGDELEQKADEYGFDYVRLSGNVGIIGNGAGLVMTTLDLVDHYGGSPANFLDVGGGAKADRIANALDMVFSDENVDSVVFNIFGGITRGDEVAQGINQALEQFDEIPKRVVVRLAGTNAEEGMEILNEDLVTVEHTLEDAVQRAVEYAGEVDT
- a CDS encoding sensor histidine kinase, with product MNRTGESLRVAVVGETTTHSESIELDLDTETVEVVESTEPATAAADRDVDAVVVTDALPAHDGLAALEEAREADPSRPVFVATESTDPARVEALLSAGAADVTVLGSPGSMAQLIARIRARTATPTGDGHGVAHRFSDVASNLAHDAKNPLNVVVGRLELMEMDPVHADAITRSVDRIDSLLEELSTLGSVSRPVTETERVDVGDVAETVWQTLDVDDATLETDDDVTVVADPERLQTFLERLFENALEHGSEDVTVTVAATDSGFAVADDGPGIPADDRDHVFEQGYATTNGGEGYGLFVAATIADAHGWTLEVGESEAGGTRVSVATGRRATPR
- a CDS encoding universal stress protein, whose amino-acid sequence is MDELILVPYEGSPLSKRALERVLTHHPDAGIHVLYVVDPMLAVYDAETEGLPTASSWVEEMEAHAATLHADAEALAADHDSTVTTATVTGRPAREILSYADEHDVDHVVMGSHGRTGVSRLVLGSVAEQVMRQSPVPVTVVR
- a CDS encoding ABC transporter ATP-binding protein, whose protein sequence is MIDARDLRKEYGDFVAVRGSSFSVDRGEVFGIIGPNGAGKTTTLKMLAGLLEPTSGEATIAGYDTETTEMRRRLGFLPEESPLYEEMTPVSYLDFFADLYDVDPDVADERMHETLDELDLEHRDRKLGDMSKGMKRKVAIARSLINDPDVLVYDEPASGLDPLTTNYVIEFTEQLAAEGKTIVFSAHNLFHVESICDRVAIMNEGDIVARGDLAELQDEYGETRYHVYTTVDVPDATRVNGNYERVVESMAAVEETREAARAAGGEVVDIRTEESSLEEVFLNVAEAGTRGTRYVGEDAP
- a CDS encoding HVO_2901 family zinc finger protein, with product MPHTCRNCKRTFGTELELELHLDTCSAGQLYCDECGGRFTERSATEDGWHYRCPNEDCDGEGIGEDIHNVSDARVTSK
- a CDS encoding SRPBCC family protein, which encodes MVAIGEADVSVQQTEDGRRLVVSHPVDASRDAVWTVLTDTALWPDWGPSLTDVEVDTRVIEDGTTGRVRTVGGLWLPFEVTACRAHRWTWDVARIPATGHRADAGPLGSRVVFEIPVLAAGYVPVCVRACRNVASLAAGESAPEP